Proteins from one Microcoleus sp. FACHB-672 genomic window:
- a CDS encoding YlxR family protein, with protein sequence METNYRRCISCRRVAHKNDLWRIVRVFPSHQLQLDQGMGRSAYLCSNESCLSAAQKKNRLGRALKAPVPIEIYQILWQRLSAMQADASKQLTAKLPNQNQIASEPKPQTRPPTVL encoded by the coding sequence ATGGAAACGAACTACCGTCGTTGTATCAGTTGCCGCCGAGTGGCTCATAAAAATGATTTGTGGCGGATTGTCAGAGTCTTTCCGTCCCATCAGTTACAATTAGACCAAGGCATGGGGCGTTCGGCCTACCTTTGCTCTAACGAGAGCTGCTTAAGTGCAGCTCAAAAGAAAAATCGACTGGGACGCGCCCTCAAGGCACCCGTCCCGATCGAAATTTACCAAATCTTGTGGCAACGTTTATCCGCGATGCAGGCGGATGCTTCAAAGCAACTGACTGCAAAGCTCCCTAACCAGAATCAAATAGCCTCAGAACCCAAACCCCAAACAAGACCACCCACAGTTCTTTAA